Proteins encoded in a region of the Sphingomonas sp. OV641 genome:
- the leuA gene encoding 2-isopropylmalate synthase has protein sequence MLRDPSTKYRPFPIIDMPDRQWPSKTITRAPRWLSTDMRDGNQALIDPMDAEKKTRFFDLLVKVGLKEIEVGFPSAGQTEFDFIAGLIADDRVPEDVLVQVLTQSRRDLIETSFRSLDGAHAAIVHLYNAVSPAWRRIVFGMSREEVKLIAVEGAKVLRDEAAKRPNTVWHFEYSPETFSTAEVDFSIEVCAAVMDVLRPTAERPLILNLPATVECATPNIYADQIEYFGRHIPNREAVVISLHTHNDRGTGVAAAELGLMAGADRVEGCLLGNGERTGNCDLVTVALNMYTQGIDPGLDLSDIDGIVKTVEYATNIPVHPRTPYAGDLVFTAFSGSHQDAIKKGFAAQASRNDGYWEVPYLPIDPADLGRSYEAVIRVNSQSGKGGVAWVIEQDKGLKLPKRLQADFSRHVQALADETSRELNAADIWGAFERTYLPGDRDRFVLRDYEETGTAGDRLFIGRIAIDGEERSLSGRGNGLISGVIAALTESTGPALDVVDYAEHAIGHGAGAQAAAYIECRTVDGQTIWGVGIDTDIATASVRAVLSAANRAQ, from the coding sequence ATGCTGCGCGATCCATCGACCAAATACCGTCCCTTCCCCATCATCGACATGCCAGATCGGCAGTGGCCGTCGAAGACGATCACCCGCGCACCCCGCTGGCTGTCGACCGACATGCGTGACGGCAATCAGGCACTCATCGATCCGATGGATGCCGAAAAGAAGACCCGCTTCTTCGACCTGCTGGTCAAGGTCGGGCTGAAGGAGATCGAAGTTGGGTTCCCTTCCGCGGGCCAGACCGAGTTCGATTTCATCGCCGGACTGATCGCCGATGATCGTGTGCCGGAAGACGTGCTTGTGCAGGTGCTGACGCAATCCCGGCGCGACTTGATCGAAACCAGTTTCCGCAGCCTGGACGGGGCACATGCCGCCATCGTTCACCTCTACAACGCGGTAAGCCCGGCATGGCGCCGGATCGTCTTCGGTATGAGCCGCGAGGAAGTGAAGTTGATCGCGGTCGAGGGTGCGAAGGTTTTGCGCGACGAGGCGGCAAAGCGTCCGAACACCGTATGGCATTTCGAATATAGTCCGGAGACCTTCTCGACCGCCGAGGTGGATTTCAGCATCGAGGTGTGCGCAGCGGTGATGGACGTTCTCCGCCCAACGGCAGAACGGCCGCTGATCCTGAACCTGCCGGCGACGGTCGAATGCGCGACGCCGAATATCTATGCGGACCAGATCGAGTATTTCGGGCGCCACATTCCGAACCGGGAAGCGGTGGTGATCAGCCTTCACACTCACAATGATCGTGGCACCGGTGTCGCTGCGGCCGAGCTTGGGCTGATGGCCGGCGCTGACCGGGTGGAAGGTTGCCTGCTGGGTAATGGCGAGCGTACCGGCAATTGCGATCTCGTGACTGTTGCGCTCAACATGTACACACAAGGGATTGATCCAGGGCTGGATCTTTCGGACATCGACGGCATCGTCAAGACGGTGGAATATGCCACCAACATTCCGGTGCACCCCCGCACGCCCTATGCCGGCGATCTCGTGTTCACCGCCTTTTCGGGCAGCCATCAGGACGCAATCAAGAAGGGGTTTGCCGCACAAGCTTCCCGCAACGACGGTTATTGGGAAGTGCCTTATCTTCCGATTGATCCCGCCGACCTCGGTCGCAGCTACGAGGCTGTGATCCGGGTCAACTCCCAGTCGGGCAAGGGCGGCGTTGCGTGGGTGATCGAGCAGGACAAGGGCCTGAAGCTGCCGAAGCGGCTGCAGGCCGACTTCAGCCGACACGTTCAGGCGCTGGCGGACGAAACCAGCCGGGAGTTGAACGCAGCGGACATTTGGGGAGCGTTCGAGCGGACCTATCTTCCGGGTGATCGTGACCGTTTCGTTCTACGCGACTATGAGGAGACCGGCACCGCAGGCGATCGACTGTTTATTGGTCGCATCGCAATTGATGGGGAGGAACGGTCGCTTTCTGGACGTGGCAATGGCCTCATCTCCGGTGTGATCGCCGCTCTTACCGAATCGACGGGCCCCGCGCTCGACGTGGTCGATTATGCCGAACATGCCATTGGGCACGGCGCCGGGGCGCAGGCCGCCGCCTATATCGAGTGCCGCACCGTGGACGGACAGACCATCTGGGGTGTCGGGATCGATACCGATATCGCAACCGCGAGCGTCCGGGCGGTCCTGAGTGCCGCGAACCGCGCGCAGTAG
- a CDS encoding dihydroneopterin aldolase, with protein MAEYSIILDQFDVAMRLGIHPHEAEPQRVRLSVEMTVAYAAAPSADAISEVLDYDFLRDGIHQLASGPGFALQETLVEAVADLCLADSRVRAVTVRSMKLDVYPDARVGCEIIRRR; from the coding sequence GTGGCTGAATACTCGATCATTCTGGACCAGTTCGACGTAGCGATGCGCCTTGGCATCCATCCACATGAGGCAGAGCCGCAGCGCGTACGCCTCTCCGTCGAGATGACTGTGGCTTACGCGGCAGCGCCCTCCGCTGACGCGATTTCTGAAGTGCTCGACTATGATTTCTTGCGGGACGGCATCCATCAGCTGGCTTCCGGCCCAGGGTTTGCGCTGCAGGAGACACTGGTGGAAGCGGTGGCTGACCTGTGTCTTGCTGACAGCCGCGTGCGGGCGGTCACGGTTCGTTCAATGAAGCTGGACGTCTATCCGGATGCTCGCGTCGGCTGCGAGATCATCCGCCGGCGCTGA
- the ilvN gene encoding acetolactate synthase small subunit, with protein MHIKSEAAERHTLAVIVDNEPGILARIAGLFTARGYNIESLTVSEITADKAVSRITIVTSASKPMLEQIVAQLDRLVPVHKVRDLTAEGAHVERELALVKVRGVGDHRIEALRLADVYRARVVDATTSSFVFEVTGGIEKIDKFVELMGEVGLIEVARTGVVAIARGKEAA; from the coding sequence GTGCACATCAAATCCGAAGCAGCCGAGCGGCACACGCTTGCCGTCATCGTGGACAATGAGCCCGGCATCCTGGCCAGGATCGCCGGCCTGTTCACCGCCCGCGGCTACAATATCGAAAGCCTGACGGTGAGCGAGATCACCGCCGACAAGGCAGTCAGCCGGATCACGATCGTCACGTCGGCCAGCAAGCCGATGCTGGAACAGATCGTGGCGCAGCTCGACCGGCTGGTGCCGGTCCACAAGGTCCGCGACCTTACCGCGGAAGGCGCGCATGTCGAGCGCGAGCTGGCGCTGGTGAAGGTCCGCGGAGTCGGTGACCACCGGATCGAGGCGCTGCGCCTCGCCGATGTTTACCGTGCGCGGGTCGTGGATGCGACGACATCCAGCTTCGTCTTCGAAGTCACTGGTGGGATCGAGAAGATCGACAAATTTGTCGAGCTGATGGGCGAAGTCGGCCTGATTGAGGTCGCTCGCACCGGCGTCGTCGCCATCGCCCGCGGCAAGGAGGCCGCGTAG
- the ilvC gene encoding ketol-acid reductoisomerase produces the protein MRVYYDRDADLNLLTTKKIAIVGYGSQGHAHAQNLRDSGVKDVAIALRDGSATAKKAEEAGFKVLSNKEAAGWADILMILAPDEHQAAIWENDLKGNMKPGSALAFAHGLNVHFGLIEAPADLDVIMIAPKGPGHTVRSEYTKGGGVPCLIAVHQDASGNAHDIALAYASGVGGGRSGIIETNFKEECETDLFGEQAVLCGGITHLIQAGFETLVEAGYAPEMAYFECLHETKLIVDLLYEGGIANMRYSISNTAEYGDITTGPRIITDETKKEMKRVLADIQSGRFVKNFVLDNRAGQPELKAARKAAAAHPIEQVGSNLRAMMPWIGANKLVDKAKN, from the coding sequence ATGCGTGTCTATTACGATCGTGACGCCGATCTGAACCTGCTGACGACCAAGAAGATCGCGATTGTCGGTTACGGCAGCCAGGGCCATGCCCATGCCCAGAACCTGCGCGATAGCGGCGTGAAAGACGTTGCGATCGCCCTTCGCGATGGTTCGGCCACGGCGAAGAAGGCCGAGGAAGCCGGCTTCAAGGTGCTATCGAACAAGGAAGCCGCTGGCTGGGCGGACATCCTGATGATCCTGGCGCCGGACGAGCATCAGGCGGCGATCTGGGAGAATGATTTGAAGGGCAACATGAAGCCGGGCAGCGCGCTCGCCTTCGCCCATGGTCTGAACGTCCACTTCGGCCTGATCGAAGCGCCGGCAGATCTCGACGTGATCATGATCGCGCCCAAGGGCCCAGGCCACACCGTGCGCAGCGAATATACCAAGGGTGGCGGCGTCCCTTGCCTTATCGCCGTTCACCAGGATGCCAGCGGCAACGCACACGATATCGCGCTTGCCTATGCTTCCGGCGTCGGCGGAGGGCGCTCGGGCATCATCGAGACGAACTTCAAGGAAGAGTGCGAGACCGACCTGTTCGGCGAGCAGGCCGTGCTGTGCGGCGGCATCACTCACCTCATCCAGGCCGGGTTCGAGACGCTGGTCGAGGCGGGCTACGCCCCCGAGATGGCCTACTTTGAATGCCTGCACGAAACCAAGCTGATCGTTGACCTGCTGTATGAGGGCGGCATCGCCAACATGCGCTATTCGATCTCGAACACCGCCGAATATGGCGACATCACCACCGGCCCGCGGATCATCACCGACGAGACCAAGAAAGAGATGAAGCGTGTCCTCGCCGACATTCAGTCGGGCCGCTTCGTCAAGAACTTCGTGCTCGACAACCGCGCCGGCCAGCCCGAGCTGAAGGCGGCGCGCAAGGCCGCCGCGGCGCATCCGATCGAGCAGGTCGGCAGCAACCTGCGTGCGATGATGCCGTGGATCGGCGCCAACAAGCTGGTCGACAAGGCCAAGAACTGA
- the serB gene encoding phosphoserine phosphatase SerB yields MFTATLIAAGRLSPQTLSSAVERLATAGCVPSGWAWLDEGDAADIGFEVGMVAARTTLQGVFDGVDVVVQPSERREKRLLVADMDSTMITVECIDELADYAGIKPQIAEITEAAMRGELDFAAALDARVALLKGLDAAAIEQCRNERVRLMPGARTLVRTMRSRGAKTILVSGGFTAFAEPVAADIGFDRAIANVLEVGKGVLAGTVSKPIVDSSTKERTLREARAELGLAEELTLAVGDGANDLAMIDIAGLGVAYRAKPVVAAAAAARIDNNDLTALLWAQGIRRSEWVGS; encoded by the coding sequence TTGTTCACTGCAACCTTGATAGCAGCGGGCCGTCTATCGCCCCAGACCCTCTCGTCGGCCGTTGAGCGCCTCGCGACTGCGGGTTGCGTGCCGAGCGGCTGGGCGTGGCTGGACGAAGGAGATGCGGCTGATATCGGCTTCGAAGTGGGCATGGTGGCCGCCAGAACCACTCTGCAGGGCGTGTTCGACGGCGTGGACGTGGTGGTTCAGCCAAGCGAGCGACGCGAGAAGCGCTTGTTGGTCGCGGACATGGATTCGACCATGATCACCGTCGAATGCATCGACGAACTGGCGGATTATGCCGGGATCAAGCCGCAGATCGCGGAAATTACCGAAGCGGCCATGCGTGGCGAACTGGACTTTGCGGCGGCTCTAGACGCGCGCGTCGCCTTGCTGAAGGGCCTAGATGCCGCAGCGATCGAGCAGTGTCGGAACGAACGCGTGCGCCTGATGCCGGGCGCGCGTACGCTGGTTCGCACGATGCGATCGCGTGGCGCCAAGACCATTCTTGTGTCGGGCGGGTTCACCGCATTTGCGGAGCCCGTTGCAGCGGACATTGGCTTCGACCGAGCCATCGCGAACGTTCTTGAGGTGGGTAAGGGGGTACTGGCCGGGACGGTTTCGAAGCCTATCGTGGATTCGTCGACCAAGGAAAGGACGCTTAGAGAGGCGCGCGCCGAACTCGGCCTTGCGGAAGAGCTTACGCTGGCAGTGGGCGATGGAGCCAATGATCTGGCAATGATCGACATCGCCGGTCTGGGTGTCGCCTATCGTGCCAAGCCAGTCGTCGCTGCCGCCGCAGCGGCTCGCATCGACAATAATGATCTGACCGCACTTCTTTGGGCGCAAGGGATCCGCCGGTCGGAGTGGGTGGGCAGCTGA
- a CDS encoding YceI family protein — translation MRIAHAFLLSALLTGAVVAQQAPSSAPGTKNVAAISGGTYTADAGHTLVEWTVDHLGFSPYFGLFGNVTGTLTLDPKSPAAAKVDVTIPVAEVTTASAGLTKHLLKPADAGKQADFFGAAPAPARFVSTQVTPSGENARIQGNLTLNGVTRPVTLDASFYGAGKMPAQMGGKENVGFTATGVIRRSEFNIGYGIPMVSDEVKLKITAAFQK, via the coding sequence ATGCGCATCGCACACGCCTTCCTTCTCTCCGCTCTTCTAACTGGCGCCGTCGTTGCCCAGCAGGCACCCAGCAGCGCTCCCGGAACGAAGAACGTCGCGGCCATCAGCGGTGGAACCTATACGGCAGATGCTGGCCACACCTTGGTTGAGTGGACCGTCGATCACCTCGGCTTCTCGCCGTACTTCGGCCTGTTCGGCAACGTCACGGGCACCCTGACCCTTGATCCCAAGAGCCCCGCTGCTGCCAAGGTGGACGTGACGATCCCGGTGGCAGAAGTAACTACTGCAAGCGCCGGCCTGACGAAGCATCTGCTGAAGCCGGCCGACGCGGGCAAGCAGGCTGATTTTTTCGGCGCAGCGCCAGCCCCGGCGCGTTTTGTTTCGACGCAGGTGACGCCAAGCGGAGAGAATGCGCGCATTCAGGGCAATTTGACGCTGAATGGCGTGACCCGGCCGGTCACGCTGGACGCCAGCTTTTACGGTGCGGGCAAGATGCCAGCGCAGATGGGCGGCAAGGAGAATGTCGGCTTTACGGCGACGGGCGTCATCCGTCGCAGCGAGTTCAACATCGGCTACGGCATTCCGATGGTGTCTGACGAGGTAAAGCTGAAGATCACCGCCGCCTTCCAGAAGTAA
- the miaA gene encoding tRNA (adenosine(37)-N6)-dimethylallyltransferase MiaA, which produces MNKKLSLPKLALIAGPTASGKSSLAMAVARHTGGVIINADASQVYRDLRIITARPTIEDESEAEHRLYGYIGGAEACSAARWAQDARETIRDLISDGRTPIVTGGTGLYMRTLLDGIAPVPSIDPAIRESVRALPVSEAHAALRAEDPRAAARLAPTDSTRVARALEVVRSTGRPLSTWQAERTGGIADEVTVLPMIILPDRKELYERIEARLQSMFTQGAVEEVAALLEQPDVPPEAPIRRAIGVEEIATMLRGEITTSEAISQSVLATRRYAKRQFTWFRHQFPSDWPHVIDPRLVNVKEYFNNYP; this is translated from the coding sequence GTGAACAAGAAACTTTCCCTTCCGAAGCTGGCGCTCATCGCAGGGCCTACCGCCAGCGGCAAGTCATCACTGGCCATGGCCGTGGCGCGGCACACAGGCGGCGTGATCATCAATGCCGATGCCAGCCAGGTGTATCGGGATCTGCGCATCATCACCGCACGCCCGACAATCGAGGATGAGAGCGAGGCCGAGCACCGCCTCTACGGCTATATCGGCGGAGCGGAGGCCTGCTCCGCCGCTCGCTGGGCACAGGATGCGCGTGAAACAATCCGCGATCTGATCTCCGACGGCCGGACGCCGATCGTCACGGGAGGTACCGGTCTCTACATGCGCACGTTGCTGGACGGAATCGCGCCGGTCCCTTCGATCGATCCGGCGATCCGAGAAAGCGTGCGCGCATTGCCGGTTTCGGAGGCGCATGCAGCATTGCGTGCCGAGGATCCGCGGGCAGCGGCGCGGCTTGCGCCCACCGACAGCACGCGGGTGGCACGCGCGCTTGAGGTGGTCCGATCCACTGGTCGACCCCTTTCCACTTGGCAGGCAGAGCGGACCGGCGGCATCGCAGATGAGGTGACGGTCTTGCCGATGATCATCCTGCCGGATCGCAAGGAATTATATGAGCGGATCGAAGCGCGGCTGCAGTCGATGTTCACGCAAGGCGCTGTGGAAGAAGTCGCAGCCCTCCTGGAGCAACCGGACGTGCCTCCTGAGGCGCCGATCCGCCGAGCTATCGGCGTGGAGGAGATCGCGACCATGCTTCGGGGCGAGATCACGACGAGCGAAGCCATCTCGCAATCCGTGCTTGCCACCCGGCGCTATGCCAAGCGGCAATTCACGTGGTTCCGCCACCAATTTCCGAGCGACTGGCCACATGTGATAGATCCCAGGCTCGTCAATGTGAAAGAATATTTCAACAACTATCCTTGA
- a CDS encoding acetolactate synthase 3 large subunit, whose translation MTEKSGADILVEALCDLGVEVIFGYPGGAVLPIYDALFRAKRIRHVLVRHEQAATHAAEGYARSTGKPGVVLVTSGPGATNAVTGITDALLDSIPMVVITGQVPTALIGSDAFQEADTVGITRHCTKHNYLVKDPALLGGVIHEAFHIATSGRPGPVVIDIPKDVQVATAAYQKPGPIQHKTYRPALKADRSDIEQAVDMLAAAERPIFYTGGGIINSGPAASQLLQELTRLTGAPVTSTLMGLGAYPSSSPQFLGMLGMHGTYEANMAMNQADLIIAIGARFDDRVTGRLDAFSPFSRKVHIDVDRSSINKTVRIDLGIVADAGHAMEDMLRIWKARQHPKPDTAEWWRRIQGWRAVQSLNFPQDDQVIMPQRAIKALWEATNAREPIITTEVGQHQMWAAQHFGFEKPNKWLTSGGLGTMGYGLPAAIGAQLGNPGALVIDIAGEASIQMNIQELATATQYRLPVKVFILNNEYMGMVRQWQELTYESRYAESYSDSLPDFVKLAEAYGWKGIRIEHPDQLDAGIAEMLAHDGPVMVDCMVAKLANCFPMIPSGAAHTDMILQANEVSGTMDDEAKALV comes from the coding sequence GTGACGGAGAAGAGCGGAGCAGACATCCTGGTCGAGGCGCTGTGCGATCTCGGCGTGGAAGTCATCTTCGGCTATCCAGGTGGCGCCGTTCTTCCGATTTACGACGCGCTTTTCCGCGCAAAGCGCATTCGCCACGTGCTTGTTCGTCATGAGCAGGCCGCCACGCATGCGGCGGAGGGATATGCGCGTTCGACGGGTAAGCCGGGCGTGGTTCTGGTGACCTCTGGTCCGGGGGCGACCAATGCCGTCACGGGCATCACCGATGCGCTGCTCGATTCGATCCCTATGGTCGTCATCACCGGACAGGTGCCCACCGCTTTGATCGGGTCCGATGCCTTCCAAGAGGCAGACACTGTTGGCATCACCCGGCACTGTACCAAGCACAACTATCTGGTGAAGGATCCGGCGCTGCTTGGCGGCGTGATCCATGAAGCCTTCCATATCGCCACGTCCGGGCGGCCCGGCCCGGTCGTGATCGACATACCAAAAGACGTTCAGGTCGCTACAGCCGCTTATCAGAAGCCGGGTCCGATCCAGCACAAGACTTATCGTCCTGCGCTGAAGGCGGATCGCAGCGATATCGAGCAGGCCGTGGACATGCTGGCGGCTGCCGAACGCCCGATCTTCTACACGGGTGGCGGCATTATCAATTCCGGTCCTGCTGCCTCGCAGTTACTGCAGGAGCTTACCCGACTGACAGGCGCGCCGGTCACGTCGACGCTGATGGGGCTCGGCGCCTATCCGTCCAGTTCGCCGCAGTTTTTGGGCATGCTCGGCATGCACGGGACGTATGAAGCCAATATGGCGATGAACCAGGCGGATCTGATCATCGCCATCGGCGCCCGCTTTGACGATCGCGTGACTGGCCGCCTGGACGCATTTTCGCCGTTCAGCCGAAAAGTTCACATCGACGTCGATCGCTCGAGCATCAACAAGACGGTGCGCATCGATCTGGGCATCGTCGCCGACGCCGGCCATGCGATGGAAGACATGCTGCGCATCTGGAAGGCCCGTCAGCATCCAAAACCTGACACAGCCGAGTGGTGGCGCCGCATTCAAGGCTGGCGCGCCGTGCAGAGCCTCAACTTCCCGCAGGATGACCAGGTCATCATGCCGCAGCGCGCGATCAAGGCGCTATGGGAGGCCACAAACGCACGCGAGCCGATCATCACCACCGAAGTAGGGCAGCACCAGATGTGGGCCGCGCAGCATTTCGGCTTTGAAAAGCCGAACAAGTGGCTGACGAGCGGCGGGCTGGGCACCATGGGTTACGGCCTGCCGGCGGCGATTGGCGCACAGCTTGGCAATCCCGGTGCCCTGGTGATCGACATCGCTGGCGAGGCCTCGATCCAGATGAACATCCAGGAGCTGGCCACGGCGACGCAATATCGCCTGCCGGTAAAGGTCTTCATCTTGAACAACGAGTATATGGGCATGGTCCGGCAGTGGCAGGAACTGACCTACGAGAGCCGCTACGCCGAAAGCTATTCGGATTCGTTGCCCGATTTCGTGAAGCTGGCGGAAGCATATGGGTGGAAGGGCATTCGGATCGAGCATCCGGACCAGCTTGATGCCGGCATTGCGGAAATGCTCGCCCATGACGGGCCGGTGATGGTGGATTGCATGGTGGCAAAGCTTGCCAATTGCTTCCCCATGATCCCGAGCGGCGCCGCCCACACGGACATGATCCTGCAGGCGAACGAAGTATCGGGCACCATGGACGATGAGGCCAAGGCGCTGGTCTGA
- a CDS encoding BLUF domain-containing protein — protein MRQLLYISTATPGAVIDITGILSSSLRNNRRDGVTGLLWTDERRFLQVLEGADDAVQAVLNRIKIDARHRGIVVLQDRTIAVREFGAWEMARRGPGDTADAFDVRMRQYLAGASPSVRGTFEGLIAARRAA, from the coding sequence GTGCGACAGCTCCTCTATATCAGCACGGCGACCCCTGGTGCCGTGATCGACATCACCGGCATCCTTTCCAGCTCTCTGCGCAACAATCGTCGGGACGGCGTAACCGGCCTGCTGTGGACGGATGAGCGCCGCTTCCTTCAGGTGCTGGAAGGGGCGGACGATGCCGTTCAGGCGGTTCTGAATCGGATCAAGATCGATGCGCGTCACCGCGGTATCGTCGTGCTTCAGGATCGCACGATCGCGGTGCGCGAATTCGGCGCTTGGGAGATGGCGAGACGAGGCCCCGGTGACACTGCCGACGCATTCGATGTTCGCATGCGTCAGTATCTTGCCGGAGCCTCGCCGTCGGTACGCGGCACGTTCGAAGGGCTGATCGCTGCCCGACGCGCCGCGTGA
- a CDS encoding SDR family oxidoreductase, producing MTRNVLVTGGAKRLGAAIVRACAGADWRVVVHYGSSSAAACALAEELDGAVVPGDLAETARLTDLFERARAVAGGPIHALINSASQFEEDRPEAIDPRLASRLYAVNCVAPAVLTAALAAQPDLEAGAVVNLLDQKLQNPNPDFFSYSLSKYALSGATDMMAMAFAPRIRVNAIAPGLTLPSGDQSADEFDRVARENLLRRPVGADQVAAAVVYLLDATSVTGQTLYVDSGQRFLKRKGDVMFEGRERIAPGG from the coding sequence ATGACGCGCAATGTTCTGGTCACGGGGGGAGCGAAACGGCTGGGTGCGGCCATCGTTCGCGCCTGTGCCGGCGCGGATTGGCGCGTGGTGGTTCACTATGGATCATCGTCGGCCGCAGCGTGCGCGCTTGCCGAAGAATTGGATGGAGCCGTGGTTCCGGGCGATCTGGCGGAAACGGCACGTCTCACCGATCTGTTCGAGCGGGCACGTGCCGTGGCCGGCGGACCGATTCACGCGCTTATCAATAGCGCCTCACAGTTCGAGGAAGATCGCCCCGAGGCGATTGATCCGAGGCTGGCGTCGCGGCTCTACGCGGTCAATTGTGTCGCACCGGCCGTGCTCACCGCTGCGCTCGCGGCGCAACCGGATCTCGAGGCTGGCGCCGTGGTAAATCTGTTGGACCAGAAGCTCCAAAATCCGAATCCGGACTTCTTCTCCTATTCACTGAGCAAATATGCACTTTCCGGTGCGACGGACATGATGGCGATGGCCTTCGCACCGCGAATTCGCGTCAATGCCATTGCTCCCGGCCTGACGCTGCCGAGCGGCGATCAAAGCGCGGACGAGTTCGACCGTGTCGCGCGCGAAAACTTGCTGCGTCGGCCCGTTGGCGCGGACCAGGTTGCGGCGGCCGTCGTTTACCTTCTGGACGCGACCAGTGTGACCGGGCAGACGCTTTATGTCGACAGCGGCCAGCGCTTCCTGAAGCGGAAGGGTGATGTGATGTTCGAAGGTAGGGAGCGGATTGCACCGGGTGGCTGA